A window from Nothobranchius furzeri strain GRZ-AD chromosome 17, NfurGRZ-RIMD1, whole genome shotgun sequence encodes these proteins:
- the LOC107373808 gene encoding coiled-coil domain-containing protein 158 isoform X5 — MTQPLVCSLDTLKQKVVEKDRSSYEKEELGNAINNHLQQLSDLQLNKISDQPGKDTFSPQRAIMNLQAELHDLQLEKDVVSDLRTEDLITILDQEVAMLTNKLSSSKDSGVSLCAKLDLLKKVTERQTSLHQCQISELQSTLSSYKDKVCYLEKKILETETHLFSSWRERERSLQQAKDLQSQLGQHKACCERQQLDLREDAEILRGQLEVAREQLFKAGEEKTCPQFLLEQKAQEVKKFQKLLQEKEEELCFRQHQTQQHLVSLEDAQTRCRTLQTEQVNLQLKLNDRERMGSSTQMTQQHRHTIDSLQQENSLLISQLNQHKLEIQQLRAELVQQKSNLASVERHRGQLQASVTELSQCVGEETLKKEQVTTQLELQRVQLTSLTKEHEELQRLHSCKDDEHQGVVLKLQSQLSGAHDELDKIRRTLRTLQGVERNGLQVALDMQKEITARREQVDSLQGKIQHLEGEVEKLQQEKRHQKLESHRHLQEVTFIREEKRQLAAELKALRSKDQQLKERIDELEAILHKMSESFTNCQDFLQVSEQEYFRLKLQHALDLKEIQGQNFSAPADLDSHIPSSQTAPPSSQIKKQQEHSTCELRSIVRQLRGAISESHSPHTDENASDCGFHRRRSAPEKEHRTTSSTEQVQFCSRLRRETCGSEPLFPTAEPNERLISKREGENQNLFICNNVLVSVSHFSLKMHHSPCSSYLNLFKMLF, encoded by the exons ATGACTCAGCCTCTGGTCTGCAGCCTGGATACTTTAAAACAGAAGGTGGTCGAGAAAGACAGAAGCTCCTATGAAAAAGAAGAACTAGGAAATGCAATAAATAATCATCTTCAACAGCTGTCTGATTTACAGCTCAACAAG ATAAGTGATCAACCTGGGAAAGACACGTTTAGCCCCCAAAGAGCCATCATGAACCTCCAGGCTGAGCTGCATGATCTCCAGTTGGAGAAAGATGTCGTGTCTGACCTGAG GACGGAGGACCTGATTACAATTCTTGACCAGGAGGTGGCGATGTTGACCAACAAACTGAGTTCATCTAAAGACAGCGGAGTCAGCTTGTGTGCAAAGTTAGATCTGCTGAA AAAAGTGACAGAAAGGCAGACATCACTGCACCAGTGTCAGATCAGTGAACTCCAGTCAACCCTGTCCAGCTACAAAGATAAG GTTTGTTATCTGGAAAAGAAGATCCTTGAAACTGAGACTCACCTCTTTAGCTCTTGGAGGGAAAGAGAACGATCTCTTCAGCAGGCAAAAGACCTTCAGTCCCAACTCGGTCAACATAAG GCCTGCTGTGAGCGGCAGCAACTTGATCTCCGTGAGGACGCCGAGATCCTGAGAGGACAgctggaggtggccagggagcaGCTATTCAAAGCTGGGGAGGAGAAAACCTGCCCACAATTCCTGCTGGAGCAGAAAGCCCAGGAGGTGAAGAAATTCCAGAAACTCCTGCAGGAAAAAGAGGAGGAACTTTGCTTCAGGCAGCATCAAACCCAGCAG CATCTTGTGAGTTTGGAAGATGCTCAGACTCGGTGTCGGACTTTGCAGACTGAGCAAGTAAACCTGCAGCTGAAGCTGAACGACAGAGAGCGGATGGGAAGCAGCACCCAGATGACACAACAACACAGACACACGATTGACAGCCTTCAGCAGGAGAACAGCCTCCTCATCAGCCAGCTCAACCAACACAAGCTGGAGATTCAGCAGCTCCGA GCGGAGTTGGTCCAGCAGAAGTCCAACCTGGCTTCTGTGGAGCGTCACAGGGGACAGCTGCAGGCCTCTGTTACTGAGCTGAGTCAGTGTGTCGGAGAGGAGACTCTGAAGAAGGAGCAAGTCACCACGCAACTGGAGCTGCAGCGTGTGCAGTTAACCAGTTTAACCA AGGAGCACGAAGAGCTGCAGCGGCTCCACAGCTGTAAAGATGATGAacatcagggtgtggtgctgaagCTCCAGAGTCAGCTGAGCGGCGCCCATGATGAGCTCGATAAGatcagacgcaccctgaggacccTCCAAGGCGTGGAGAGAAACG GTCTTCAGGTTGCTTTGGACATGCAGAAGGAGATCACTGCCAGAAGAGAGCAGGTCGACTCTCTGCAGGGCAAAATCCAGCATCTGGAGGGGGAGGTGGAGAAACTGCAGCAG GAAAAACGCCATCAAAAACTGGAGAGCCACCGTCATCTCCAGGAAGTCACATTCATCAGAGAGGAGAAGAGGCAACTCGCTGCTGAACTGAAGGCTCTTCGCTCCAAAGATCAACAGTTAAAGGAGAGGATCGATGAGCTGGAAGCAATCCTTCACAAG ATGTCAGAAAGCTTTACAAACTGTCAGGATTTCCTCCAAGTGAGCGAGCAGGAATATTTCCGTTTGAAACTCCAACACGCTCTGGACTTGAAG GAGATCCAAGGTCAGAATTTCTCCGCTCCAGCTGATCTGGACTCCCACATTCCATCTTCACAGACGGCTCCACCCTCCTCCCAGATTAAG AAGCAGCAGGAGCATTCCACCTGCGAGCTCAGATCTATCGTCAGGCAGCTGCGAGGAGCGATTTCAGAGAGCCACAGCCCACACACCGATGAGAACGCGTCTGACTGCGGCTTCCACAGGAGGAGGTCCGCTCCAGAGAAAGAGCACAGAACCACATC CAGCACTGAACAAGTTCAGTTTTGCTCCCGATTGAGGAGAGAGACCTGCGGCAG TGAGCCACTTTTCCCGACAGCAGAGCCAAATGAGCGGTTAATCAGCAAAAGAGAGGGTGAGAATCAAAATTTATTTATATGTAACAATGTTCTTGTGTCTGTCTCCCATTTTTCTCTGAAAATGCACCATTCACCTTGTTCCAGTTATCTAAatctatttaaaatgttattttaa